In Pollutimonas sp. M17, a single genomic region encodes these proteins:
- a CDS encoding Ldh family oxidoreductase, with protein sequence MDRQRYAAQALRDFSQELLQAAGMDAGPAEAVADTLVEGDLLGHDTHGLALLAPYIKEIENKTMEVAGLPDTLSDRGASLLWDGRRLPGPWLVHQGLDALIPRAREFGSATLVIRRSHHIACLAAYLLRATENGLLITLASSDPAVASVAPYGGTQAVFTPNPIAMGIPTSGTPFLVDISSSIVTNGMCSRLQKAGQQFDDECLLDAQGRPSRDPAVLSADPPGTIMPLGGVTAGHKGFGMALMIEALTGGLAGHGRADPPDGWGATVFLGLHDPEAFGGTDAFTRQTDHIGQACRENQPRAGGSSVRMPGDRGLALRSEQQQGGVALHPTIPEMLTQCAARYGLSFPQASG encoded by the coding sequence CAGGAGCTGCTGCAGGCGGCCGGCATGGACGCCGGGCCCGCCGAGGCCGTTGCCGACACCCTGGTGGAAGGCGATCTGCTGGGCCACGATACGCATGGCCTGGCTTTGCTGGCGCCCTATATAAAGGAAATCGAGAACAAAACCATGGAGGTGGCCGGCCTGCCCGACACCTTGTCCGACCGCGGCGCGTCCCTGCTGTGGGACGGGCGGCGGCTGCCCGGTCCCTGGCTGGTCCATCAAGGCCTCGACGCATTGATCCCTCGAGCGCGCGAGTTCGGCAGCGCCACTCTGGTCATACGGCGCAGCCACCATATTGCCTGCCTGGCCGCCTACCTGCTGCGCGCAACCGAGAACGGCCTGCTGATCACATTGGCCAGCTCGGATCCCGCCGTGGCCAGCGTTGCGCCTTACGGCGGCACTCAAGCCGTGTTCACACCCAATCCCATTGCCATGGGCATACCCACCTCCGGCACCCCTTTCCTGGTGGACATCTCTTCGTCCATCGTCACCAACGGCATGTGCAGCCGCCTGCAGAAAGCGGGCCAGCAGTTTGACGACGAATGCCTGCTCGATGCGCAAGGCCGCCCCAGCCGCGACCCCGCCGTGCTGTCGGCCGATCCTCCCGGCACCATCATGCCGCTGGGGGGAGTGACGGCGGGCCATAAAGGCTTCGGCATGGCGCTGATGATAGAGGCGCTGACAGGCGGGCTGGCGGGCCATGGCCGTGCCGATCCACCCGATGGCTGGGGCGCGACTGTTTTTCTTGGCCTGCACGATCCGGAAGCCTTTGGCGGCACCGACGCCTTCACGCGCCAGACCGACCACATCGGACAGGCATGCCGCGAAAATCAGCCCCGTGCCGGGGGAAGCTCGGTCCGGATGCCGGGCGACCGCGGCCTGGCGTTGCGATCGGAACAGCAACAGGGCGGCGTTGCGCTGCACCCCACGATTCCTGAAATGCTGACGCAATGCGCCGCCCGCTATGGCCTGTCGTTTCCCCAGGCATCGGGCTAG
- a CDS encoding FadR/GntR family transcriptional regulator: MPIKIIEPQRLYRQISEQLRTLIESGEFPPGSRLPAERDLAVQLGVSRPSLREALIALEVHGYIEVHMGSGIYVCDPPTPPSKRYDLSQEEGPLEVIRARALLESEVAATAAKAGRKAQFDAIEEAIDMMAADTEAGLVPLEADQLFHVRIAEATGNSVLIGVVKQLFEFRMGPLFDRLHGHFESGDVWPQAIAEHRRILKALRAKDPDQARLAMQEHMGVAFKRLTSSLTESPRRRKAASPRSPSDTQAGRRAKAAKTTKKKGLTK, translated from the coding sequence ATGCCTATCAAAATCATCGAACCTCAACGCCTGTACCGCCAGATCAGCGAGCAGCTTCGCACGCTGATCGAAAGCGGCGAGTTTCCGCCGGGGTCGCGCCTGCCCGCCGAGCGCGACCTTGCCGTACAGTTGGGCGTCAGCCGGCCATCGCTGCGTGAAGCCCTGATCGCCCTGGAGGTTCATGGCTATATAGAGGTCCATATGGGTTCGGGCATTTATGTCTGCGACCCGCCGACCCCGCCCTCCAAGCGATACGACCTGTCCCAAGAGGAAGGTCCGCTCGAAGTCATACGCGCGCGCGCCCTGCTGGAAAGCGAGGTGGCGGCCACGGCGGCCAAGGCGGGCCGCAAGGCCCAGTTCGACGCCATCGAGGAAGCCATCGACATGATGGCGGCCGATACCGAGGCGGGCCTGGTTCCCCTTGAAGCCGACCAGCTGTTCCATGTGCGCATCGCCGAAGCCACCGGAAACAGCGTGCTCATAGGCGTGGTAAAACAGCTCTTCGAGTTTCGCATGGGCCCGCTCTTTGACAGGCTGCACGGGCATTTTGAATCCGGCGACGTGTGGCCCCAGGCCATTGCGGAACATCGCCGGATACTGAAGGCCTTGCGGGCCAAGGATCCGGACCAGGCGCGCCTGGCCATGCAGGAACACATGGGCGTGGCATTCAAGCGCCTGACTTCCAGCCTGACGGAATCGCCCAGGCGCCGCAAGGCGGCATCGCCGCGATCGCCGTCCGATACCCAGGCCGGCAGGCGGGCCAAGGCGGCCAAGACCACCAAGAAAAAAGGACTGACAAAATGA